The genome window ATGCTGAAATCTTTGTTTTCAATGACTTCTAAATTACTGCCTCTCAAAATCTTGCGGAGTTGGGTTAATAACTAAATGTATTTCTGGATAATGGATTTCAGCTGGTCTGCCTGAACAACGCCCGATTGTCTCCACATGGGTTTGCCATGTTTGAAAACGATCAATGTAGGAACGCCCTGGATTTTGTAAGCATTAGCGGCTGATTTGTTCTTATCAACGTCCACTTTAATGATCGTTGCGGAATCGCCGAGTTCTGATTTCACCTTTTCTAAAATCGGCTTCATCATTTTACAAGGTCCGCACCATTCGGCTGAAAAATCGACTAATACAGGCTTGTTACCTTGGATAAGTTCTGAAAATGTGGCCATGATTTCTGCTTTGGTTTGTTAGAATAACCATTCAATAGCATGAAAGGTTTACCTGCCGTCATCAATTTTCATTCCAGGATTTTCTTCAAAAGTTTCCCAGCCCTTTTCTCGATAAATTCATATGTAAAGTGAGAATAAAGGATCGTCAGGGAAATAGAGGTCACTAGTGAAATGGCGATCATGCCCTCATTAACGGGCGATTTCAGTGCCCGAAAAAGAACCACATTCACGAGAATTAGTACAATGGCGTGGTTGAGATAAATGGAATAGGATATTTTACCCAAATACTGAAATGGCTCACTTTTAAGCACTTGCGTAACAACGCCTTTGGAGCTCGCGAAAATAATGATCCCGACTGCGAATATGAAAGGAAAAACAAGCTTCCATAAATTCAGCTCCCAGTGATGTACCAAATACATGGCAGCAATAAGGAAGATCAGGAAGGGGATTTCGAACGCAGACAGGCTGAATGTTCGCTTACTAAGCAACAGATTTGTAAAGATGCCCAGCGAAAAACACAGCAATCCCCGGACAAAGCCATAGTCGTAAGCCAGCAAATATTCACCTTTTGAAATAATAAAAAGGCCCGAAAGCAAGGCGATTACGGCAAAGGAGATGTATTTTATTTTTGGTAACAACAGAATAACCAGCCCAAAGACCGCATAGGAGATCATTTCAGACGATATGGACCAGGCGGGATAATTATTGCTGACCCAGGAGCCGAAAACAGGTGCGGAACCCATGAAAGTAAGGGTGTCAAAGGCCGTATAAGCGTAATAGCGCAAGCCA of Dyadobacter chenhuakuii contains these proteins:
- a CDS encoding acyltransferase family protein; the encoded protein is MRDRVEQLDGLRGIFSILVIAHHHNAFKESVFYNNFFVINSSLFVDFFFVLSGFVIAMNYVNRISNARDFGTFLKKRFIRLFPLLFYTEIIFIIASLIGENSPMKNVGELGLRYYAYTAFDTLTFMGSAPVFGSWVSNNYPAWSISSEMISYAVFGLVILLLPKIKYISFAVIALLSGLFIISKGEYLLAYDYGFVRGLLCFSLGIFTNLLLSKRTFSLSAFEIPFLIFLIAAMYLVHHWELNLWKLVFPFIFAVGIIIFASSKGVVTQVLKSEPFQYLGKISYSIYLNHAIVLILVNVVLFRALKSPVNEGMIAISLVTSISLTILYSHFTYEFIEKRAGKLLKKILE
- the trxA gene encoding thioredoxin — translated: MATFSELIQGNKPVLVDFSAEWCGPCKMMKPILEKVKSELGDSATIIKVDVDKNKSAANAYKIQGVPTLIVFKHGKPMWRQSGVVQADQLKSIIQKYI